From Solwaraspora sp. WMMD1047, the proteins below share one genomic window:
- a CDS encoding family 16 glycoside hydrolase: MSPRPPRTRRPLAFLVATLLGASIVGAPTVARAQDLPPQEPGVTLRTYDVGVPLTEICTLKPGQTPNVDKLMPVVDWSSAADFGQEDNFVTHALGNLHITTAGTYTFRLTSDDGSRLYLDDAVVVDHDGLHGAETKDGTVTLTEGYHALRVEFFEAGGGQQLTLSWQPPGSSEFVVVPNSVLSTDAGVVRVTAPGRKECQGGTDVPGDGLPLAGVHPDYTLTDLRPDGFQPAVSGMDWTADGRLVIATWGGSEQFGGEVFIVSNVTGQTGPDQVTYKKVAGGLNEPMGVAVVDDIIYVSQKHELTELRDTDGDEVADELRTVARWPYGGNFHEFAFGLLYRGGNFYLNLSVAIDYGGATTDPQPVANRGTSVVVNRRTGKVSYVAGGLRTPNGIGWGPEKELFVTDNQGGYLPASKLVRIEQDRFFNHYTNPAGAFDANPVTQPVLWLPQNEIANSPSTPVLLTKGPYRGQLLIGDVTYGGLQRAYLEQVHGEYQGAVFRHTQGLEAGVNEVSVGPDGAVYVGGLGADGNWGQPGKLRYGLQKLTPNGNRTFDMKSMSATPDGFKIEYTRPLSTATIQDIAGRYQVEQWRYAPTPTYGGPKVDEETLSVSAVKVSNDRRTVWLTVDGRQQGRVVHLRSPRSFTASNGEELWSTEAWYTLNAIPGVQPDRVFYEAEEGHRQGGAGIDTEHAGFSGVGFVDGFGSLNAATAVHVEVKRNGEYEVGLRYSNGPNPFAGDKTVSVYVNGDKVRQTVLPSTVTWKEWATKTELLTLRRGVNRIEYRVDTGDTGHVNLDLVTVRKPGERIVLFDGGDLAEWQHTDGRSASWPRVAGGAMEVCCGDLRTRQAFGDFRLHVEFKVPALPPDVTGQNRGNSGVYLQERYEIQVLDSYGDPTLDNNEAGAIYLQKPPDVNAARPPETWQTYDITYRAARYDAAGTKTEDARVTVVWNGVTVHDDVAITGPTGGNIPEGPATGSIRLQDHQNAVQYRNIWVEPLS; encoded by the coding sequence ATGTCTCCACGCCCGCCACGAACCCGCCGTCCACTCGCCTTCCTTGTCGCGACCCTGCTCGGTGCGTCGATCGTCGGTGCGCCGACCGTCGCCCGAGCCCAGGACCTGCCGCCCCAGGAACCGGGCGTCACGCTCCGCACCTACGACGTGGGGGTGCCGCTGACCGAGATCTGCACCCTCAAGCCGGGACAGACGCCGAACGTCGACAAGCTGATGCCGGTCGTCGACTGGTCCAGCGCCGCCGACTTCGGCCAGGAGGACAACTTCGTCACGCACGCGCTCGGCAACCTGCACATCACCACCGCCGGGACGTACACGTTCCGGTTGACAAGCGACGACGGCTCCCGGCTCTACCTCGACGACGCCGTGGTGGTCGACCACGACGGACTGCACGGCGCGGAGACAAAGGACGGCACGGTCACCCTGACCGAGGGGTACCACGCCCTGCGGGTGGAGTTCTTCGAGGCCGGCGGCGGCCAGCAGCTCACCCTCTCCTGGCAGCCGCCCGGCTCCTCGGAGTTCGTCGTGGTGCCCAACTCCGTGCTCAGCACCGACGCCGGCGTGGTCCGGGTGACCGCACCCGGCCGCAAGGAGTGCCAGGGCGGCACCGACGTACCCGGCGACGGCCTGCCGCTGGCCGGTGTGCACCCCGACTACACCCTCACCGACCTGCGGCCGGACGGCTTCCAGCCGGCGGTCTCGGGAATGGACTGGACCGCCGACGGCCGGCTGGTCATCGCCACCTGGGGCGGCAGCGAGCAGTTCGGCGGCGAGGTGTTCATCGTCTCGAACGTGACCGGCCAGACCGGTCCGGATCAGGTCACCTACAAGAAGGTCGCCGGCGGCCTGAACGAGCCGATGGGCGTGGCGGTCGTCGACGACATCATCTACGTCTCGCAGAAGCACGAGCTCACCGAGCTGCGCGACACCGACGGCGACGAGGTCGCCGACGAGCTGCGGACGGTGGCGCGCTGGCCGTACGGCGGGAACTTCCACGAGTTCGCCTTCGGCCTGCTCTACCGGGGCGGCAACTTCTACCTGAACCTCTCGGTGGCGATTGACTACGGCGGTGCCACCACCGACCCGCAGCCGGTCGCCAACCGTGGCACCAGCGTCGTGGTGAACCGTCGCACCGGCAAGGTCAGCTACGTCGCCGGTGGTCTGCGTACCCCGAACGGCATCGGCTGGGGGCCGGAGAAGGAACTCTTCGTCACCGACAACCAGGGCGGCTACCTGCCCGCCTCCAAGCTGGTGCGGATCGAGCAGGACCGGTTCTTCAACCACTACACCAACCCGGCCGGCGCCTTCGACGCCAACCCGGTGACCCAACCGGTGCTCTGGCTGCCGCAGAACGAGATCGCCAACTCGCCGAGCACCCCGGTGCTGCTGACGAAGGGCCCGTACCGCGGCCAGCTGCTGATCGGCGACGTCACCTACGGCGGGCTGCAGCGGGCGTACCTGGAGCAGGTGCACGGCGAGTACCAGGGCGCGGTGTTCCGGCACACCCAGGGACTGGAGGCCGGCGTCAACGAGGTCTCCGTCGGTCCGGACGGGGCGGTCTACGTCGGCGGGCTCGGCGCCGACGGCAACTGGGGCCAACCCGGCAAGCTCCGGTACGGGCTGCAGAAGCTCACGCCGAACGGCAACCGGACGTTCGACATGAAGTCGATGAGCGCCACCCCGGACGGCTTCAAGATCGAATACACCCGGCCGCTCTCCACCGCCACCATTCAGGACATCGCCGGGCGCTACCAGGTCGAGCAGTGGCGCTACGCGCCGACCCCGACCTACGGCGGGCCGAAGGTGGACGAGGAGACCCTCAGCGTCAGCGCGGTGAAGGTCTCCAACGACCGCAGGACGGTCTGGCTGACCGTCGACGGCCGCCAGCAGGGTCGGGTGGTGCACCTGCGCTCGCCCCGGTCGTTCACCGCCTCCAACGGCGAGGAGCTGTGGAGCACCGAGGCCTGGTACACCCTCAACGCCATCCCGGGAGTGCAGCCGGACCGGGTCTTCTACGAGGCCGAGGAGGGCCACCGGCAGGGCGGTGCCGGCATCGACACCGAGCACGCCGGCTTCTCCGGCGTCGGCTTCGTGGACGGATTCGGCTCGCTCAACGCCGCCACCGCCGTGCACGTCGAGGTCAAGCGCAACGGCGAGTACGAGGTGGGCCTGCGTTACAGCAACGGCCCCAACCCGTTCGCGGGCGACAAGACCGTCAGCGTGTACGTGAACGGTGACAAGGTGCGGCAGACGGTCCTGCCCAGCACCGTCACCTGGAAGGAGTGGGCCACCAAGACCGAGCTGTTGACGCTGCGCCGGGGGGTCAACCGGATCGAGTACCGGGTGGACACCGGCGACACCGGTCACGTCAACCTGGACCTGGTCACGGTGCGCAAGCCCGGTGAGCGGATCGTGCTCTTCGACGGCGGCGACCTGGCGGAGTGGCAGCACACCGACGGGCGTTCGGCGAGCTGGCCGAGGGTGGCCGGTGGGGCGATGGAGGTCTGCTGCGGCGACCTGCGCACCAGGCAGGCGTTCGGTGACTTCCGGTTGCACGTCGAGTTCAAGGTGCCGGCGCTGCCGCCGGATGTCACCGGGCAGAACCGGGGCAACAGCGGCGTCTATCTGCAGGAGCGCTACGAGATCCAGGTGCTCGACTCGTACGGCGATCCGACCCTCGACAACAACGAGGCCGGCGCGATCTACCTGCAGAAGCCGCCGGACGTCAATGCCGCGCGGCCGCCGGAGACCTGGCAGACGTACGACATCACCTACCGCGCGGCCCGATACGACGCCGCCGGCACCAAGACCGAGGACGCCCGGGTGACGGTGGTCTGGAACGGGGTGACGGTCCACGACGATGTCGCCATCACCGGGCCGACCGGCGGCAACATCCCCGAGGGGCCGGCGACCGGGTCGATCCGGCTGCAGGATCACCAGAACGCCGTGCAGTACCGCAACATCTGGGTCGAGCCGCTGAGCTGA
- a CDS encoding DUF2470 domain-containing protein, with protein MAFDSTPPSALTDDRPSTAAVEVRSALVTCTSLRLGVADTATDLIDAHAVLPDGTVVLAIDAMSPLGGLLVAARGADGAVRLDLTHLVPVPVRARVRARVQVTGGVRRFDPAMLDSCDDDAIMALLALPPVALWAVEPADVRVERDAVVTEIPVAAYHAARPDPVAAVEAAQLARLLRHDRHVGDRFAALVDPDLTATGARLVPVAVDAGGLTLRAETAHRHHDIRVPFRVRVTDEATLDRELRLLLPGVQARRHGES; from the coding sequence GTGGCATTCGACAGCACACCACCGTCGGCGTTGACCGACGACCGGCCGTCGACCGCGGCGGTCGAGGTGCGTTCCGCCCTCGTGACCTGCACCTCGCTGCGGCTGGGGGTGGCCGACACGGCCACCGACCTGATCGACGCCCACGCCGTACTCCCCGACGGCACGGTCGTTCTCGCCATCGACGCGATGAGCCCGCTCGGCGGGCTGCTCGTCGCCGCCCGGGGCGCCGACGGCGCCGTCCGGCTCGACCTCACCCACCTGGTGCCGGTGCCGGTGCGCGCCCGGGTCCGGGCCCGGGTCCAGGTGACCGGCGGGGTCCGCCGGTTCGACCCGGCGATGCTCGACTCGTGCGACGACGACGCGATCATGGCGCTGCTCGCCCTGCCGCCGGTGGCGCTCTGGGCGGTCGAGCCCGCCGACGTCCGCGTCGAGCGGGACGCAGTCGTCACCGAGATCCCGGTCGCGGCCTACCACGCGGCCCGGCCCGATCCGGTCGCCGCGGTCGAGGCCGCCCAACTGGCCCGCCTGCTCCGGCACGACCGCCACGTCGGAGACCGGTTCGCGGCGCTTGTCGACCCGGACCTGACCGCCACCGGCGCCCGGCTGGTGCCGGTCGCCGTCGACGCGGGCGGACTGACCCTGCGGGCGGAGACGGCGCACCGGCACCACGACATCCGGGTGCCGTTCCGCGTCCGGGTGACCGACGAGGCCACGCTCGACCGGGAGCTGCGGCTGCTGCTGCCCGGCGTCCAGGCCCGCCGGCACGGCGAGAGCTGA
- a CDS encoding DUF1540 domain-containing protein — translation MKTLLQMPAVRECAAVACSFNDGGCHAPAVTVAAAGEAASCATFVESSVRGGIAEITGSVGACARTDCTYNTNLACTAQSVQVGPGATVSDCLTYQPA, via the coding sequence ATGAAGACTCTTTTGCAGATGCCCGCCGTCCGTGAATGCGCCGCCGTGGCGTGCAGCTTCAACGACGGTGGCTGCCACGCCCCGGCCGTGACCGTCGCGGCGGCCGGCGAGGCCGCCTCCTGCGCCACGTTCGTCGAGTCGTCGGTGCGCGGGGGCATCGCGGAGATCACCGGCAGCGTCGGCGCGTGCGCCCGCACCGACTGCACCTACAACACGAACCTGGCCTGTACGGCGCAGTCCGTCCAGGTCGGCCCGGGCGCCACGGTCAGCGACTGCCTGACCTACCAGCCGGCCTGA
- a CDS encoding serine hydrolase domain-containing protein has protein sequence MPTETTVQGDVDEGFGPVADIFRDNFASRGEVGAAVVVYHDGRRVVDLYGGVADPRSGRPWTRQTPAVVFSCTKGLLAICGYLLVQQGRLDLDAPVTRYWPEFGRAGKDGIPVRALFTHRAGLPALDRPFTRAEVIAWDPVIEAIEAQAPLWEPGTAHSYHALTYGWLVGELIRRVTGVPPGEFFRTALGDPLGLRTWIGLPAAERDGVAWTLAPPGTAQPYPDSVSERSLTMGGAFDFPADSDGLVSFNDPAIQAAGVPGAGGVSSADGLARGYAACVSETVGPRLLTAASVDDAVVIRSQGQQRFGWPDAGQRWGTGFLLGSPRVRPMLGERSFGHDGAGGHLAFADDSYRVGFGYVINQMGGPEDDRANRLTAALRGCLD, from the coding sequence GTGCCAACCGAGACAACGGTCCAGGGCGACGTCGACGAGGGCTTCGGACCGGTCGCCGACATCTTCCGGGACAACTTCGCGTCCCGTGGCGAGGTCGGCGCCGCCGTCGTCGTCTACCACGACGGCCGCCGGGTGGTGGACCTGTACGGCGGGGTGGCGGACCCGCGTAGCGGCCGGCCCTGGACCCGGCAGACCCCCGCCGTCGTCTTCTCGTGCACCAAGGGTCTGCTGGCGATCTGCGGGTACCTGCTGGTCCAGCAGGGTCGGCTCGACCTCGACGCGCCGGTCACCCGGTACTGGCCGGAGTTCGGGCGGGCGGGCAAGGACGGCATCCCGGTGCGCGCGCTGTTCACCCACCGCGCCGGTCTGCCGGCCCTGGACCGGCCCTTCACCCGGGCCGAGGTGATCGCCTGGGACCCGGTCATCGAGGCGATCGAGGCGCAGGCCCCGCTCTGGGAACCGGGGACGGCCCACAGCTACCACGCGCTCACCTACGGCTGGCTCGTCGGTGAGCTGATCCGCCGGGTCACCGGGGTGCCGCCGGGCGAGTTCTTCCGCACCGCGCTCGGTGATCCGCTCGGTCTGCGTACCTGGATCGGGTTGCCGGCCGCGGAGCGGGACGGCGTCGCCTGGACGCTGGCACCGCCCGGCACGGCGCAGCCGTACCCCGACTCGGTGAGCGAGAGATCGCTGACGATGGGCGGTGCCTTCGACTTCCCGGCCGACAGCGACGGCCTGGTCAGCTTCAACGATCCCGCCATCCAGGCGGCCGGGGTGCCCGGCGCCGGCGGGGTCAGCTCGGCGGACGGGCTCGCCCGCGGGTACGCGGCCTGCGTGTCGGAAACGGTCGGCCCGCGGCTGCTCACCGCCGCCTCGGTGGACGACGCGGTGGTGATCAGGTCCCAGGGCCAGCAGCGGTTCGGATGGCCCGACGCCGGCCAGCGGTGGGGCACCGGCTTCCTGCTCGGCTCGCCGCGGGTGCGGCCGATGCTGGGCGAGCGCAGTTTCGGCCACGACGGCGCCGGTGGCCATCTCGCCTTCGCCGACGACAGCTACCGGGTCGGCTTCGGCTACGTGATCAACCAGATGGGCGGGCCCGAGGACGACCGGGCGAACCGGCTCACCGCCGCGCTGCGCGGCTGCCTGGACTGA
- a CDS encoding carbohydrate ABC transporter permease, producing MRLGRNEQLTGQIFLVALILVTLLPFVSMLSAALQPRGTVPTGLTWPSDPQWGNFADAFTVANMGALLRSSVLIVAGVVPFAVVIATMAGFGLGHLKVPGHRIAFLLFLLGLTMPFEAVITPIYYQIQGMGLLNTRWAIILPLIGLYMPFGVFWMRTHFVNVPPELSEAARVDGSSTWQLFCRIHLPLARPAIASLTILLFLWTWNQFLLAIVLVDDGTKRTMAGALGAFQGQWGTDQVLLCAGALLILTPSLLVFLIFQRQFIKALLQGSVKG from the coding sequence ATGAGGCTCGGCCGCAACGAGCAGCTGACCGGGCAGATCTTCCTGGTCGCCCTCATTCTCGTCACCCTGCTGCCGTTCGTGAGCATGCTCTCGGCCGCGCTGCAGCCCCGGGGCACGGTCCCCACCGGGCTGACCTGGCCGTCGGATCCACAGTGGGGGAACTTCGCCGACGCCTTCACCGTGGCCAACATGGGGGCGCTGCTGCGGTCCAGCGTGCTGATCGTCGCCGGCGTGGTGCCGTTCGCCGTGGTCATCGCGACGATGGCCGGCTTCGGCCTGGGCCACCTCAAGGTCCCCGGCCACCGGATCGCCTTCCTGCTCTTCCTGCTCGGCCTGACCATGCCCTTCGAGGCGGTGATCACCCCGATCTACTACCAGATCCAGGGCATGGGCCTGCTCAACACCCGGTGGGCGATCATCCTGCCGCTGATCGGGCTCTACATGCCGTTCGGCGTGTTCTGGATGCGCACCCACTTCGTCAACGTGCCGCCGGAGCTCTCCGAGGCCGCCCGGGTCGACGGCAGCAGCACCTGGCAGCTCTTCTGCCGGATCCACCTGCCGCTGGCCCGCCCCGCGATCGCGTCGTTGACGATCCTGCTCTTCCTCTGGACCTGGAACCAGTTCCTGCTCGCCATCGTGCTCGTGGACGACGGCACCAAGCGGACCATGGCCGGCGCCCTCGGCGCCTTCCAGGGGCAGTGGGGCACCGATCAGGTGCTGCTCTGTGCCGGCGCACTGCTTATCCTGACGCCCAGCCTGCTCGTGTTCCTCATCTTCCAGCGCCAGTTCATCAAGGCCCTGCTGCAGGGGTCCGTGAAGGGATAG
- a CDS encoding sugar ABC transporter permease: MTRSTTGGASSASPGRVHRNRWARPGRWGGWLYVLPALAMYAVFVVRPLTLTFQYSLYDWNGIGVARWAGFDNYVTVVTDPDLLKIISNAFVLIVFFSFIPVGIGLLVASLVRRMAGGPFGTVVRTILFLPQVIPLVAAGIAWSWLLSSTGLVNQTLDVIGLGGLARPWLGDFGTALPAVGVIGAWVSLGLCTILLITGMSKIDPSLYEAARIDGAGPVREFLAVTLPGLRREIGVCLTVTVIAALASFDIVYISTSGGPGLQTTVPGLEIYRLAFAQRQVGLASALAVVLMLLVLICVLPIQRLTREEKA, from the coding sequence ATGACCCGAAGCACCACCGGCGGCGCCTCCTCCGCGTCACCCGGGCGGGTCCACCGGAACCGGTGGGCCCGCCCGGGCCGGTGGGGCGGCTGGCTCTACGTGCTGCCCGCGCTGGCGATGTACGCCGTCTTCGTGGTGCGCCCCCTGACCCTGACGTTCCAGTACTCGCTCTACGACTGGAACGGCATCGGCGTGGCCCGCTGGGCGGGCTTCGACAACTACGTCACGGTGGTCACCGATCCCGACCTGCTGAAGATCATCTCGAACGCCTTCGTGCTGATCGTCTTCTTCAGCTTCATTCCGGTCGGGATCGGGCTGCTGGTCGCGAGCCTGGTGCGGCGGATGGCCGGCGGACCCTTCGGCACCGTCGTCCGTACCATTCTCTTCCTGCCCCAGGTCATCCCGCTGGTGGCCGCCGGCATCGCGTGGAGCTGGCTGCTCTCCTCGACCGGGCTGGTCAACCAGACACTCGACGTGATCGGCCTCGGCGGGCTCGCCCGGCCCTGGCTGGGCGACTTCGGCACCGCCCTGCCGGCGGTCGGGGTGATCGGCGCCTGGGTCTCGCTCGGGCTCTGCACCATCCTGCTGATCACCGGCATGAGCAAGATCGATCCGAGCCTCTACGAGGCGGCCCGGATCGACGGCGCCGGGCCGGTCCGGGAGTTTCTCGCGGTCACCCTGCCCGGCCTGCGCCGGGAGATCGGGGTCTGCCTCACGGTGACCGTGATCGCCGCACTGGCGAGCTTCGACATCGTCTACATCTCGACGAGTGGCGGTCCCGGGCTGCAGACCACCGTTCCAGGACTGGAGATCTACCGGCTCGCCTTCGCCCAGCGTCAGGTCGGGCTCGCCTCGGCGCTGGCCGTGGTCCTGATGCTGCTGGTGCTGATCTGCGTACTGCCGATCCAGCGGCTGACCCGGGAGGAGAAGGCATGA
- a CDS encoding extracellular solute-binding protein: MAAPLLAAALAIGACQAPGSDPATSTDNDTDVSTELGTDPITLEMYAETGFPLAKALADEFTKQHPNVTFNVREDQFTVIVENAPRVLASDNSPDIIRLPTMVDLVKDGLLKNLDPYYEAHGWDAFPASQLEQLRIAEGGRPRGTGSLYGLGLGYSVTGVFYNKTLASRVGMTEPPATVAEFEELLAAAKTAGVPPIMQFNKDTAGINFPLQALQNQFGDPQQIADWIFQKEGATFDTPAALKAAETIERWAKAGYFPADANAIDYTTMMGKFQDDGGLFMFNGDWESGNLGKSMADEVGFFLFPPETAGGKHVAMSAPNTFGIGAKAKNPDAAAFFLNWAHTNEKAREIAVQIGGSSPGGPSDLNVPVPAEGTVLAETLAASQQLAAENGAVDFTANATGSIFASAITPELQKLIAGQQTPQGYVQAVQAEYEKELSR, encoded by the coding sequence ATGGCGGCACCACTGCTGGCAGCCGCCCTCGCGATCGGCGCCTGCCAGGCCCCGGGCTCCGACCCGGCGACCTCCACCGACAACGACACCGACGTCAGCACCGAACTCGGCACCGACCCCATCACGCTCGAGATGTACGCGGAGACCGGTTTCCCCCTCGCCAAGGCGCTCGCCGACGAGTTCACCAAGCAGCACCCGAACGTCACGTTCAACGTGCGCGAGGACCAGTTCACGGTCATCGTGGAGAACGCCCCCCGGGTCCTGGCCAGCGACAACTCGCCCGACATCATCCGGCTCCCCACCATGGTCGACCTGGTCAAGGACGGCCTGCTGAAGAACCTCGACCCCTACTACGAGGCGCACGGCTGGGACGCCTTCCCCGCCTCCCAGCTCGAACAGCTGCGGATCGCCGAGGGCGGCCGGCCGCGCGGCACCGGATCGCTGTACGGGCTCGGGCTCGGTTACAGCGTCACCGGCGTGTTCTACAACAAGACCCTGGCGTCTCGGGTCGGGATGACCGAGCCACCGGCGACCGTCGCCGAGTTCGAGGAGCTGCTCGCGGCGGCCAAGACGGCCGGCGTGCCCCCGATCATGCAGTTCAACAAGGACACGGCCGGCATCAACTTCCCGCTGCAGGCCCTGCAGAACCAGTTCGGGGACCCGCAGCAGATCGCGGACTGGATCTTCCAGAAGGAAGGTGCCACCTTCGACACCCCGGCCGCGCTGAAGGCCGCGGAGACCATCGAGCGGTGGGCCAAGGCGGGTTACTTCCCGGCCGACGCCAACGCGATCGACTACACCACGATGATGGGCAAGTTCCAGGACGACGGCGGGCTGTTCATGTTCAACGGGGACTGGGAGTCCGGCAACCTGGGCAAGTCGATGGCGGACGAGGTGGGCTTCTTCCTCTTCCCGCCGGAGACCGCGGGCGGCAAGCACGTCGCGATGTCCGCGCCCAACACCTTCGGCATCGGTGCCAAGGCCAAGAACCCCGACGCCGCGGCCTTCTTCCTGAACTGGGCACACACCAACGAGAAGGCGCGGGAGATCGCGGTCCAGATCGGCGGCTCCAGCCCCGGCGGTCCGTCCGACCTCAACGTCCCCGTCCCCGCCGAGGGGACGGTGCTGGCCGAGACGCTCGCCGCGAGCCAGCAACTGGCGGCGGAGAACGGCGCGGTGGACTTCACCGCGAACGCCACCGGCTCGATCTTCGCCTCGGCCATCACACCGGAGCTGCAGAAGCTGATCGCCGGCCAGCAGACCCCGCAGGGTTACGTACAGGCGGTCCAGGCCGAGTACGAGAAGGAACTGTCTCGATGA
- a CDS encoding LacI family DNA-binding transcriptional regulator, with protein sequence MRRATLADVARRAGLSKTAASMVLNGREGTRLSVEAHQRVFAAAEELGYRPNVAARSLRTRKTATIAFVSDIVATTRFAGGLIRGALDAARERDHVLLITETQGDAAFERYAIEAILDRRVDGVIYAAMATRRLTVPTALLGGPVVLLNATSQDSLPCVLPDDELAGRAVTEALLKQGHRERIALIGRNRLKERDPEVSLAAEARLRGIRQALAGAGVKLYAEAFCAEWLPEYGYTAMRTILRRPAPPTAVICMNDRLAFGAYQALADAGLAIPTDMSVVSFDDDPIASWLRPGLFTAALPHEQMGQRAVEILLDGQPTAAHRVPMPLRRRRSIGPPAT encoded by the coding sequence GTGCGACGGGCGACCCTCGCGGACGTCGCCCGGCGCGCCGGCCTGTCCAAGACCGCCGCCTCGATGGTGCTCAACGGCCGGGAGGGCACCCGGCTCTCGGTCGAGGCCCACCAGCGGGTCTTCGCCGCCGCCGAGGAGCTGGGCTACCGGCCCAACGTCGCGGCCCGGAGCCTGCGTACCCGCAAGACCGCGACCATCGCCTTCGTGTCTGACATCGTGGCGACCACCCGGTTCGCCGGTGGGCTGATCCGGGGCGCGCTCGACGCCGCCCGGGAACGGGACCACGTGCTGCTCATCACCGAGACCCAGGGCGACGCGGCGTTCGAACGGTACGCGATCGAGGCCATCCTCGACCGCCGGGTCGACGGGGTCATCTACGCCGCCATGGCCACCCGCCGGCTGACCGTGCCGACGGCGCTGCTGGGCGGCCCGGTGGTGCTGCTCAACGCCACCAGCCAGGACAGCCTGCCGTGCGTGCTGCCGGACGACGAGCTGGCCGGCCGGGCGGTGACCGAGGCGCTGCTCAAGCAGGGGCACCGGGAGCGGATCGCGCTGATCGGCCGCAACCGCCTCAAGGAGCGCGACCCGGAGGTCTCGCTGGCGGCCGAGGCGCGGCTGCGGGGCATCCGGCAGGCGCTGGCCGGCGCCGGGGTGAAGCTGTACGCCGAGGCGTTCTGCGCGGAGTGGCTGCCGGAGTACGGCTACACCGCGATGCGGACCATCCTGCGCCGGCCCGCGCCGCCGACCGCGGTGATCTGCATGAACGACCGGCTGGCATTCGGTGCCTACCAGGCGCTCGCCGACGCCGGGCTGGCCATCCCGACGGACATGTCGGTCGTCTCGTTCGACGACGATCCGATCGCCAGCTGGCTGCGGCCCGGCCTGTTCACCGCGGCCCTCCCGCACGAGCAGATGGGGCAGCGAGCGGTGGAGATCCTGCTCGACGGGCAGCCCACCGCGGCGCACCGGGTCCCGATGCCGCTGCGCCGGCGCCGGTCGATCGGGCCGCCGGCCACCTGA
- a CDS encoding glycosyl hydrolase family 32 has product MLRLPDHWVWDSWYVRDDDDLWHAFFLRASRALLDPHRRHHRAAIGHAVSTDLRSWRLVADALVPADGPAWDDLATWTGSTVRGPDGRWYLFYTGVSRAERGLVQRVGLAVSDDLVSWHRHGTRPLVEADPTWYELLDPDAWYEQAWRDPWVFPDPAGDGWHMLLTARANHGAADRRGVVGHATSDDLVNWRVRPPLSTPADFGHLEVPQVVVIDDQPLLLFCTNAVAGENGRGDHRVWTAPGKGVTGPWDVADARPFPHPALYAPRLLRDLDGGWSMIGFIDHDAGGTFVGELTDPIPVRYRPELGLRPRR; this is encoded by the coding sequence ATGCTGCGGCTACCGGACCACTGGGTGTGGGACAGCTGGTACGTACGGGACGACGACGACCTCTGGCACGCGTTCTTCCTGCGTGCCTCCCGGGCGCTGCTCGACCCGCACCGACGCCACCACCGCGCCGCGATCGGCCACGCGGTCTCCACCGACCTGCGATCCTGGCGACTGGTGGCCGACGCGCTGGTCCCCGCCGACGGCCCGGCCTGGGACGACCTCGCCACCTGGACCGGCAGCACGGTACGAGGACCGGACGGCCGGTGGTACCTGTTCTACACCGGCGTCAGCCGCGCCGAGCGAGGGCTGGTCCAGCGCGTCGGGCTGGCCGTCTCCGACGACCTGGTCAGCTGGCACCGGCACGGCACCCGACCGCTGGTCGAGGCGGACCCCACCTGGTACGAACTGCTCGACCCGGACGCCTGGTACGAGCAGGCCTGGCGCGATCCGTGGGTCTTCCCCGACCCGGCCGGCGACGGCTGGCACATGCTCCTCACGGCCCGGGCCAACCACGGTGCCGCCGACCGGCGCGGGGTCGTCGGCCACGCCACCTCCGACGATCTGGTCAACTGGCGGGTGCGCCCCCCGCTGTCCACGCCGGCCGACTTCGGCCATCTCGAGGTGCCGCAGGTGGTCGTCATCGACGACCAGCCGCTCCTGCTCTTCTGCACCAACGCGGTGGCCGGAGAGAACGGCCGGGGCGACCACCGGGTCTGGACGGCGCCCGGGAAGGGTGTCACCGGCCCCTGGGACGTCGCCGATGCCCGGCCGTTCCCGCACCCCGCTCTGTACGCCCCGCGCCTGCTCCGCGACCTGGACGGCGGCTGGAGCATGATCGGGTTCATCGACCACGACGCCGGCGGGACGTTCGTCGGCGAACTCACCGACCCGATCCCGGTGCGTTACCGACCCGAGCTGGGACTCCGCCCCAGGCGATGA